TCACACTATCGATGAAAAGAAGCTTAACAAGAGATTGAATGTTAATGGAAACAACGACGAGCTATCAAAGCTTGCTATGACATTTAATAATATGTTAGACAGGTTGGAAGACTATTTTAAAAGACAGAATGCATTTATATCTAATGTATCCCATGAGCTTAGAACGCCATTGTCTGTTTTAAAAGGCTATATAGAGCTTATAGATAGGTGGGGAAAGGACAATAAAGATGTTTTAGAAGAATCTATAAGCGCTCTAAAAAAAGAAGAGCAGGATATGGAAATATTGATCGAAAAGCTTTTAATGTTGGCAAGAGGAGATAATAAAGCGCTGGAGGTTAACAAAAAAAAATTCAATATATATGAATTAATAGAAGAATTGGTTAAAGATGCAAGAATAGTGTACGGTGAGAAAAACATAGAAGTATTTTGCAAAAGAAATTTAGAAGTAAATGCAGACAGGTATCTTATAAAAGAGCTTCTAAGAATAATTCTTGACAATGCATTAAAATATACAGATGTAGACGGCAATATAAAAATTTCGGTGGAAGAGGTAGATAAAAATGTAGCCATAATAATAAAAGATGATGGTATTGGTATACCTCAAGAGGATATTCCTTATATATTCGACAGGTTTTACAGGGTTGACAAGGCTAGAAGCAAAGAAACTGGCGGAATGGGACTTGGGCTATCTATTGCGAAACTTATTGTTGAGTTGCATGGTGGAAAGATAGATGTGAATAGCCAGTTAAATAAAGGATCAGAATTTAAAATTACAATCCCTAATTATCAATGATTGGGGATTGTTTTTTGTCTTAATGTTTTATAGTGACATATACCACAATATATGGTATAATAAATGTAAATAATAAACTATATATTGGAGGGTATAAAATGTTGAAAAAAGAAACAATGCCAGATAAAGAGATCGATGTAAAAAGCTCATCAAAAAAACACACATGCCCTGACTGTGGAGCACAGCTAGTTCCTGAGAGTGGATGTATTTACTGCCCTTTTTGTGGCTACAGTGAATGCCACTAATTGCCTATATTCCCATCAGTTTAATATGGACACATGGACGTATTCCCCTTATAATTAAAGTAAAATATGCCGAATCCCCGAAAAGGGGTACGGGGGATCTTTTTTTGGGGTGAATCCACTGAGTGGTAGGGCAGCCCTTTGCCCGAACCCGTCAACTAACCTCGGAGGCAAAAGGGGGATATTTATGTTTAAAAAATGTATTAAGGTAAAGCCTCTCATTGCA
The nucleotide sequence above comes from Thermoanaerobacterium sp. CMT5567-10. Encoded proteins:
- a CDS encoding cell wall metabolism sensor histidine kinase WalK, coding for MRIRNFRLSIKLRIALLYAIIFSFILIVLNASVLYGLKYYLIYQAFSDIQNQSDMIMEKLKEIDGVVGNIDKDLLFASSTGENMYFKITDMHGNIVYRSSSHMIDIPYDKNLNSLTKIERDETHIVYLNRKYVEGGSVLYVQVAENLKSQYFFLKLLFLLMAISDAIGVLVSFFAGYFITGRALKPVDYMVREVHTIDEKKLNKRLNVNGNNDELSKLAMTFNNMLDRLEDYFKRQNAFISNVSHELRTPLSVLKGYIELIDRWGKDNKDVLEESISALKKEEQDMEILIEKLLMLARGDNKALEVNKKKFNIYELIEELVKDARIVYGEKNIEVFCKRNLEVNADRYLIKELLRIILDNALKYTDVDGNIKISVEEVDKNVAIIIKDDGIGIPQEDIPYIFDRFYRVDKARSKETGGMGLGLSIAKLIVELHGGKIDVNSQLNKGSEFKITIPNYQ